The Paenibacillus tianjinensis genome has a window encoding:
- a CDS encoding O-antigen ligase family protein: MSKPVYGKNAAQSRNVEKISSPVWALVAAFILFLIWTPFQVALFNGQQLDFEKPIYVSSLLSGIILLVWMGLYYKKFKLEEQRDLVVVASLLLPITYALSLFGAASHYMAMNLLLIQTMYIAIFIIALYLLKQKQLNVVIQNAILAVSYFIVAFGLINWLGGAKFAGALVGWFSNTVRDSKYLDAVMTDSNGLRLTSVFQYANTYAAFLMAFLFVAVFALIRSKKWYGTLTHGFMLVPIIVSLLLTLSRGGLVMLPVVFILLLILLKPAQQILWIIHLALAGIAALAVTNPLTTLGTELNTAFTSGAAVKGWAYLIIASIVVAGLGWAVQRFVAPWLEQKLGPWGSRKLTGLWLPLGSLVLVGIIAFLLIGTSVRSILPANIETRLENINFKQHSVLERFTFYKDALKVVKDYPILGAGGGGWASLYEHYQNNPYTSRQAHNFFLQYLIEVGIVGFIVFIGFIGYVFYKYIRGYLKRDKDDFANGYFFYIIALSILVHSLLDFNLSYAFMGILVFLSLAGMSVAMDSRPLRRNWNKSSLRIGYFAILAAGTLFLLFLTIGYLGSSNAAMKAKNLIGVSQSYEEIKAPLVEALKDRPFHPESALYLSSMDQQVFNQTKDEQYLEEAYSVVSRALEDEPYNKELLKQLVGYYDLKGQSDLSYAVYRDNADKFNWDIEWYDVLISRSFALAYAAHDQKDDAKKQEYLAAGLEAYKHVVDGVEHLKTLPPEQLQGRPFSVTPSIALNAGKLQLMSGDNEAAAATLKTGLTEDYTDATNREIARWYLAALKRSGGQDQAVYDLLIAADAAEAAQIDAIVAQQF; the protein is encoded by the coding sequence GAGAAATGTTGAAAAAATATCCAGCCCGGTGTGGGCATTGGTTGCTGCGTTCATCCTGTTTTTGATCTGGACACCGTTCCAGGTGGCATTGTTTAACGGACAGCAGCTGGACTTTGAAAAGCCGATTTATGTATCCTCCCTGCTTAGCGGCATTATACTTCTGGTCTGGATGGGCTTGTACTATAAAAAGTTCAAGCTGGAGGAGCAGCGCGACCTGGTTGTTGTCGCATCTCTGCTGCTGCCCATCACGTATGCTTTGTCGCTCTTTGGCGCGGCTTCGCATTATATGGCGATGAATCTGCTGTTGATTCAGACCATGTATATCGCAATATTCATTATAGCGTTATATCTGCTCAAGCAAAAGCAACTAAATGTTGTCATTCAAAACGCAATTCTTGCGGTTTCTTATTTTATTGTCGCTTTCGGGCTGATTAACTGGCTTGGCGGGGCGAAATTTGCCGGTGCTCTGGTTGGCTGGTTCTCTAACACCGTGCGCGACAGCAAATATTTAGATGCCGTGATGACAGACTCTAACGGTCTGCGCCTGACTTCTGTTTTCCAATATGCGAATACATATGCCGCCTTTCTGATGGCATTTCTGTTTGTTGCTGTCTTTGCCCTGATCCGCTCCAAAAAGTGGTACGGGACACTGACGCACGGCTTTATGCTGGTACCGATTATCGTATCGCTGCTGCTGACCTTGTCCCGTGGCGGACTTGTCATGCTGCCGGTGGTCTTCATCCTGCTATTGATCCTGCTTAAGCCCGCTCAGCAGATTCTCTGGATAATTCATTTGGCACTTGCCGGCATTGCCGCTCTGGCAGTCACTAACCCGCTGACTACTCTCGGTACGGAGCTCAATACAGCCTTCACCTCTGGTGCTGCTGTTAAAGGCTGGGCTTACCTGATTATTGCTTCTATTGTAGTAGCAGGACTTGGATGGGCGGTACAACGGTTTGTAGCCCCTTGGCTGGAACAAAAGCTTGGTCCTTGGGGCTCCCGCAAGCTTACTGGACTGTGGCTTCCGCTCGGTTCACTAGTGCTAGTCGGTATTATTGCTTTCCTGCTGATTGGGACAAGCGTGCGCAGTATTTTGCCTGCCAACATCGAAACCCGGCTCGAGAACATCAACTTTAAGCAGCACAGTGTACTGGAACGCTTCACTTTTTATAAAGATGCCTTAAAGGTTGTTAAGGATTATCCGATTCTCGGCGCCGGCGGCGGCGGCTGGGCATCGCTATATGAGCACTATCAGAATAACCCGTACACAAGCCGCCAAGCGCATAACTTTTTCCTGCAGTATCTGATCGAGGTTGGGATTGTCGGTTTTATCGTGTTTATCGGCTTTATCGGATATGTTTTCTACAAGTACATCCGCGGTTACCTGAAACGTGACAAGGACGACTTTGCGAATGGCTACTTCTTCTATATTATTGCGTTGTCCATCCTGGTACACAGCTTGCTGGATTTCAACTTGAGTTATGCTTTTATGGGCATTCTGGTCTTCCTCAGCCTTGCCGGTATGAGTGTAGCGATGGACAGCAGACCCTTGCGCCGGAACTGGAATAAATCAAGCCTGCGGATTGGCTACTTCGCCATCCTTGCAGCTGGCACTCTGTTCCTGCTGTTCCTGACCATCGGCTACCTCGGATCAAGCAACGCTGCAATGAAAGCCAAGAACCTGATCGGTGTGAGCCAGTCTTACGAGGAGATCAAAGCTCCTCTGGTAGAAGCGTTGAAGGACCGTCCTTTCCATCCGGAATCGGCGCTTTACCTTTCCTCTATGGACCAGCAGGTATTTAATCAGACGAAGGATGAGCAATACCTTGAGGAAGCCTATAGTGTTGTATCACGTGCGCTTGAGGACGAACCTTATAATAAAGAGCTTTTGAAGCAATTGGTAGGTTACTATGATCTAAAGGGCCAAAGTGATCTTAGCTATGCCGTGTACCGTGATAATGCGGATAAGTTCAACTGGGATATCGAATGGTATGACGTTCTGATCAGCCGCTCCTTTGCACTAGCATACGCCGCCCATGATCAGAAGGATGATGCCAAGAAGCAGGAGTATCTTGCAGCAGGCCTTGAGGCTTACAAGCATGTGGTTGATGGAGTTGAGCATCTGAAGACTCTGCCTCCTGAACAGCTGCAGGGACGTCCGTTCTCCGTTACACCTAGCATCGCACTGAATGCCGGCAAACTCCAGCTGATGTCGGGCGATAACGAAGCTGCGGCAGCTACTCTAAAAACCGGTCTGACTGAAGATTATACAGACGCCACTAACCGCGAGATTGCCCGGTGGTATCTGGCTGCACTGAAACGCAGTGGAGGCCAGGATCAAGCTGTATACGATCTGCTGATTGCAGCTGATGCTGCGGAAGCGGCACAGATTGATGCGATTGTTGCGCAGCAATTCTAA
- the galU gene encoding UTP--glucose-1-phosphate uridylyltransferase GalU, with product MKIRKAIIPAAGLGTRFLPATKAMPKEMLPIVDKPTIQYIVEEAVASGIEDIIIVTGKGKRAIEDHFDNSFELEFNLAEKQKWELLESVRKSSEMADIHYIRQKEPRGLGHAIWCARKFIGNEPFAVLLGDDIVESGKPCLKQMIEVYDQYKSSIVGVQPVPWEEVSRYGLVDGAALADRVYKANRLVEKPKREDAPSNLAILGRYILTPRIFDMLGEQQVGVGGEIQLTDAIARLSEVERIIAYDFEGRRHDVGEKMGFIQTTIHYALQHEELKEGLLDYLKEIINSEAGKAAKL from the coding sequence ATGAAGATTCGTAAGGCTATTATCCCCGCGGCCGGGCTGGGTACCCGCTTCCTGCCCGCCACTAAAGCGATGCCTAAGGAAATGCTGCCGATTGTAGACAAACCGACAATTCAATATATTGTCGAAGAAGCTGTTGCCTCCGGAATCGAGGATATTATCATCGTAACCGGGAAGGGCAAGCGCGCGATTGAAGACCATTTCGATAATTCGTTTGAGCTGGAGTTCAACCTGGCGGAGAAACAGAAGTGGGAACTGCTCGAATCTGTGCGCAAATCCTCCGAGATGGCCGACATCCATTACATCCGGCAAAAGGAACCCCGCGGTCTGGGACATGCCATCTGGTGTGCCCGCAAATTTATCGGCAATGAACCCTTTGCGGTTCTGCTGGGTGACGATATCGTCGAATCAGGCAAGCCATGCCTCAAACAGATGATTGAGGTCTATGACCAATATAAATCCTCCATCGTGGGTGTTCAGCCAGTGCCTTGGGAAGAGGTATCCCGTTACGGGCTGGTGGACGGCGCTGCCCTGGCAGACCGTGTCTACAAAGCTAACCGGCTGGTAGAAAAGCCAAAACGTGAGGATGCACCGTCCAACCTGGCTATCCTGGGACGTTATATCTTAACCCCGCGTATTTTTGATATGCTAGGTGAGCAGCAGGTGGGGGTAGGCGGAGAAATCCAGCTTACAGATGCCATCGCACGGCTAAGCGAAGTGGAACGGATCATCGCATATGATTTTGAAGGCAGACGCCATGACGTCGGCGAGAAAATGGGCTTTATCCAGACCACCATTCATTATGCGCTGCAGCATGAGGAACTTAAGGAAGGTCTGCTGGATTATCTTAAAGAGATTATTAACAGTGAGGCCGGTAAAGCCGCGAAGCTGTAA
- a CDS encoding DUF3656 domain-containing U32 family peptidase, giving the protein MNEQGIRREDVELLAPAGDWDCMRAAVANGADAVFFGVEKFNARARANNFRMDELPEIMAFLHSYGVKGFLTFNILVFENELADAKELIDACVDAGVDAVIVQDLGLVKMIREISPDFPIHGSTQMTITSPEAVEFTKPWGMERVVLGRENNLKQIKTIGDQARLPMEVFVHGALCVSYSGQCLTSEMWGGRSANRGECAQACRLPYDLMVDGEVKPMGDVTYLLSPKDLAAIDLMPELIEAGVTSFKIEGRLKSPEYVANVVSKYRKAIDRYFDGNWSPTSKEDIRELQQSFSRGFTHGFLEGTNNKKLVDGTFPKSRGVYMGTVEQILRDGVVCRIHAPLKRGDGIVFDAGDPTKKEEGGRVYDLRRKGVKLEGEAGEGWIVDIVPGRNDVDLRRLHVGDRIWKTNDPALDKALRQSYETEKPYRVFPVQVKVEGRVGEPLSTWWTDVQKNVTVRVDSELLLETAQKRPMDAALLEEQFGRLGGTVFQLEALESQLEGDVIVPMRELNSIRRQAVELLAGERPKPPVYVKRAVEVYGDAFRRGAAGPRGEAELTALCRSLPQVQAALEAGVTSIYADFEFIKQFPAAVDAVRAAGASIALATPRIHMPGENGYHANILRLEPDAVLVRNTGALYYYLKRRMEQPDAVHPRLIGDFSLNIANHKAVELFLNSGLDTVTPSYDLNIQQMVDLLEHSDTSRMEVVIHQHLPMFHTEHCVYCTFMSEGTNYTNCGRPCEEHRASLQDRIGMSHPVRVDEGCRNTVYNAVEQSGAEYLNNFRELGVSSFRVEFLEETPEQVAEVISLYTRALRGEISGTQVWKSLKATNQLGVTRGQLVNAK; this is encoded by the coding sequence ATGAACGAGCAAGGAATACGCAGAGAAGACGTGGAGCTGCTGGCTCCGGCCGGTGACTGGGATTGTATGCGTGCAGCAGTGGCGAACGGGGCAGATGCTGTCTTTTTTGGCGTAGAGAAGTTTAATGCACGGGCGAGAGCCAACAACTTCCGTATGGACGAGCTGCCGGAGATTATGGCGTTTCTTCATAGCTATGGAGTGAAAGGCTTTTTGACCTTTAATATACTGGTGTTTGAAAACGAGCTCGCCGATGCCAAGGAACTGATCGATGCCTGTGTGGATGCGGGGGTGGATGCGGTGATTGTGCAGGATTTGGGGCTGGTCAAAATGATCCGCGAGATTTCTCCGGACTTCCCGATCCATGGCTCGACGCAAATGACCATTACTTCGCCGGAAGCGGTGGAGTTCACGAAGCCCTGGGGAATGGAGCGCGTAGTTCTCGGGCGTGAAAATAACCTGAAGCAAATCAAGACCATTGGGGATCAGGCCCGCCTGCCGATGGAGGTGTTCGTGCACGGTGCGTTGTGTGTATCTTATTCAGGGCAATGCCTGACTTCGGAAATGTGGGGCGGACGTTCTGCGAACCGCGGAGAATGTGCCCAGGCCTGCCGGCTGCCGTATGACCTGATGGTGGATGGTGAAGTGAAGCCGATGGGGGATGTGACTTACCTGTTGTCTCCAAAAGATCTGGCCGCAATTGACCTGATGCCTGAGCTGATCGAAGCGGGCGTAACCTCCTTCAAAATTGAAGGCCGGCTCAAAAGCCCGGAGTATGTTGCTAACGTGGTGAGCAAATACCGCAAAGCGATCGACCGTTATTTTGACGGGAACTGGTCTCCTACCTCCAAGGAAGATATCCGTGAGCTGCAGCAGAGCTTCTCCCGCGGCTTCACGCATGGCTTCCTGGAAGGCACGAACAATAAAAAGCTGGTGGATGGAACTTTTCCAAAAAGCCGCGGTGTGTACATGGGAACGGTCGAGCAGATTCTGCGTGACGGTGTTGTCTGCCGGATTCATGCTCCGCTCAAACGCGGAGACGGTATTGTGTTCGATGCCGGTGATCCGACGAAAAAAGAAGAAGGCGGCCGCGTGTATGATCTGCGCCGCAAAGGTGTGAAGCTGGAGGGCGAAGCCGGAGAAGGCTGGATCGTAGACATCGTACCGGGACGCAACGATGTTGATCTGCGCCGCCTGCATGTCGGCGACCGCATCTGGAAGACCAATGACCCGGCGCTTGACAAGGCGCTGCGCCAGTCCTACGAAACCGAAAAGCCCTACCGGGTCTTCCCGGTTCAGGTGAAGGTAGAGGGCCGCGTAGGCGAGCCGCTCTCCACCTGGTGGACCGATGTTCAGAAGAACGTCACGGTCCGCGTGGATTCGGAGCTGCTGCTGGAAACCGCGCAGAAGCGTCCGATGGATGCCGCCCTGCTGGAAGAACAATTCGGCCGCCTGGGCGGGACCGTGTTCCAGCTTGAGGCGCTCGAGTCGCAGCTGGAAGGCGACGTAATCGTGCCTATGCGCGAGTTGAACAGCATCCGCCGCCAGGCGGTGGAGCTGCTTGCCGGCGAGCGCCCGAAACCGCCCGTCTATGTGAAACGGGCGGTAGAGGTTTACGGCGACGCCTTCCGCAGAGGCGCCGCAGGCCCGCGCGGTGAGGCGGAGCTCACCGCGCTATGCCGCAGCCTGCCGCAGGTGCAGGCTGCGCTCGAAGCCGGCGTAACAAGCATTTACGCCGACTTCGAGTTCATCAAGCAGTTCCCGGCAGCGGTGGACGCTGTACGGGCTGCGGGGGCCAGTATTGCGCTGGCCACGCCGCGTATCCATATGCCGGGCGAGAATGGCTACCACGCCAACATCCTGCGCTTGGAACCGGATGCGGTGCTGGTGCGTAATACAGGCGCGCTGTATTACTATCTCAAACGCCGCATGGAGCAGCCGGATGCCGTGCATCCCCGCCTGATCGGCGACTTCTCGCTGAATATCGCCAACCATAAAGCGGTAGAGCTGTTCCTGAACTCAGGATTAGACACAGTGACGCCGTCCTATGACCTGAACATTCAGCAAATGGTGGATCTGCTCGAGCACAGCGATACCTCTCGCATGGAGGTCGTGATTCATCAGCATCTGCCGATGTTCCATACCGAGCATTGCGTATACTGTACCTTTATGAGTGAAGGCACGAACTACACGAACTGCGGCCGCCCTTGCGAGGAGCACCGTGCTTCCCTGCAGGACCGGATTGGGATGTCCCATCCTGTCCGTGTAGACGAAGGCTGCCGCAACACTGTTTATAACGCCGTGGAACAGTCCGGTGCGGAATACCTGAACAATTTCCGTGAGCTGGGCGTCTCCTCCTTCCGGGTGGAGTTTCTGGAAGAAACCCCCGAGCAGGTGGCTGAGGTCATCAGTCTTTACACCCGTGCGCTGCGCGGTGAAATCTCCGGCACTCAAGTCTGGAAGAGCCTCAAGGCTACTAACCAGCTTGGTGTTACACGCGGACAATTGGTGAATGCCAAGTAG
- a CDS encoding nitrite/sulfite reductase, producing MAYEPVWSANPEKLSKFEFVKLQKDGLDIIRTILEKYALEGFDSIPADELDLFKWAGVYQQKPRNGHFMMRVRINTGIMTSDQARAIAEIARLYGRGLIDVTTRQAVQFHWLTVENFPDIFRRLEAASLYSYEACGDCPRTIVGNPLAGIDKDELFDTTAIVEQLNDFFMLNRDFSNLPRKFKLSVSANYYNNGQAEINDLSFTPAVKIIDGQETAGFHVMVGGGLSAKPHLAQKLDVFVKPEEALKVASGVVTLFRDYGYREKRHHSRLKFLVADWGAEKFKEKLFEVIGELPARGEDKTLGWQAAYFDGVHPQRQEGLSYVGLNVPVGRLNSDELNQLADLADSYGEGKIRTTMSQNIILSGIPNNKLPELLQAPVLQRLSPVAKNFISRTVSCTGNEFCNLALVETKERAVSVAEYLDERLQLEEKLRIHFIGCPNGCGQKHVADIGLQGSLIKTPEGMVDAFDIAIGGTLGTGDQGPAAQFTRPLKGRVKGERVGPVLEQLITFYSEQRSETENFHSFVERVGIPVIQEQFTAILAAEA from the coding sequence ATGGCTTACGAACCGGTTTGGAGTGCTAATCCAGAAAAACTGAGCAAATTCGAATTTGTTAAACTGCAGAAAGACGGGCTGGACATCATCCGCACCATACTAGAAAAATATGCCCTGGAGGGCTTTGATTCCATCCCTGCTGACGAGCTTGATCTTTTTAAGTGGGCGGGGGTATATCAGCAAAAGCCGCGAAACGGCCATTTCATGATGCGTGTCCGTATTAATACCGGAATTATGACCTCTGATCAGGCAAGAGCCATTGCCGAGATCGCCCGATTGTACGGGCGGGGGCTGATTGACGTAACCACCCGGCAGGCTGTCCAGTTTCATTGGCTGACTGTGGAGAACTTCCCTGATATTTTCCGGAGGCTTGAGGCCGCTTCGCTCTATTCCTATGAAGCCTGCGGTGATTGTCCGCGGACCATCGTGGGTAATCCGCTGGCGGGAATCGACAAGGACGAGCTGTTCGATACGACTGCCATCGTGGAGCAGTTGAATGATTTCTTCATGCTGAACCGGGATTTTTCCAACCTGCCCCGTAAATTCAAGCTGTCCGTCTCCGCCAATTACTATAACAATGGACAAGCTGAAATCAACGATCTGTCGTTTACCCCGGCTGTCAAAATCATTGATGGACAAGAAACTGCCGGGTTCCATGTGATGGTGGGCGGCGGACTCTCCGCAAAACCGCATCTGGCGCAAAAACTAGATGTATTCGTCAAACCGGAAGAGGCGCTCAAGGTCGCTTCCGGAGTTGTGACACTGTTCCGTGATTACGGCTACCGTGAAAAACGCCATCATTCCCGGCTGAAGTTTCTCGTTGCCGATTGGGGTGCTGAGAAATTTAAGGAAAAGCTGTTTGAAGTGATTGGTGAGCTGCCTGCACGCGGCGAAGACAAAACGCTAGGCTGGCAGGCCGCTTATTTCGACGGTGTACATCCGCAGCGCCAGGAAGGGCTGAGCTATGTCGGGCTGAACGTTCCGGTTGGACGGCTGAACAGCGATGAGCTTAATCAATTAGCGGATTTGGCTGATTCCTATGGTGAGGGTAAAATCCGCACAACCATGTCGCAAAATATCATTCTCAGCGGCATCCCGAATAATAAACTCCCCGAGCTTCTCCAGGCACCAGTACTGCAGAGGTTATCCCCGGTGGCCAAAAACTTCATCAGCCGCACCGTTTCCTGCACCGGTAATGAATTTTGCAATTTGGCACTCGTGGAAACGAAAGAGCGTGCTGTAAGTGTAGCTGAATATCTTGATGAGCGGCTGCAGCTGGAGGAGAAGCTGCGGATTCATTTCATCGGCTGTCCGAACGGCTGCGGACAAAAGCATGTCGCCGATATCGGCCTGCAGGGCTCTCTGATCAAAACACCGGAAGGTATGGTGGATGCCTTCGACATTGCGATCGGAGGAACCCTGGGCACTGGCGATCAAGGGCCGGCGGCCCAGTTTACCCGCCCCTTAAAAGGCCGGGTAAAGGGGGAACGGGTAGGTCCGGTTCTGGAGCAGCTGATTACTTTTTACAGTGAGCAGCGGAGTGAGACGGAGAACTTCCATTCCTTTGTTGAACGTGTTGGTATTCCCGTCATTCAGGAGCAGTTCACGGCGATTTTGGCCGCTGAGGCTTGA